The following proteins are co-located in the Nilaparvata lugens isolate BPH chromosome 14, ASM1435652v1, whole genome shotgun sequence genome:
- the LOC111058023 gene encoding uncharacterized protein LOC111058023, with product MMSRLNLIAVVCVGFAVLTAVVGLPIRSNDHNPGREDQFVMSGDTSAPGGEDLKRLRRQDDDDEEGELDPEAISEKRKKEKEEILDQLFPWWREQKAQFDAGLLQYGVRPTVHY from the exons ATGATGTCTCGTCTCAATTTGATTGCTGTTGTATGTG ttgGATTTGCAGTTCTTACTGCTGTAGTGGGATTGCCCATTAGAAGCAATGATCACAATCCAGGCCGGGAGGACCAGTTTGTGATGAGTGGCGACACTAGCGCTCCAGGTGGTGAAGATCTGAAGCGCCTACGTAGACAAGATGATGACGATGAAGAGGGTGAACTGGATCCCGAAGCTATCtcagaaaagagaaaaaaagaaaaggaagagatacttgatcagctgtttccatGGTGGCGGGAACAGAAAGCACAGTTTGACGCAGGCCTTTTGCAATATGGGGTCAGGCCTACTGTacattattga